In bacterium, the genomic stretch CAGGGTCTATGAGGTCGACTTAGATGAGATAGCAAGGATAAACCATTTGGCTGATGCTACCAGAATTAAAACAGGCCAATTAATTTTTGTCCCCGGCGCTAAGGAGAGAAAGGATACTTTAGCCTATGTTCCAAAGCGACCTTCTCCGGAAAAAAAAGAAGAAGCGAAGCCGCCACCTGAACTCATCGATTTCTCCTGGCCTCTAAGAGGAGAGATATTGGTGGGATTTGGGAAACTGAATGGTAAGCGCCACCAGGGCGTGGACATCGAAGGCAGGGAAGGAACGCCTATAGTAGCTATTTACGATGGTATTGTGACTTATAGTAACGATAAACTCCGGGGATATGGGAACATGGTGATAATCAAACATAATGAGGATTATTCGAGCGTCTACGCTCATAATCTCATAAATTTAGCCAGAGAGGGGGAAAGGATAAACAAAGGGCAGGCAATCGCCCAAGTGGGAGCAACTGGTTGGGCAGATGTACCGCACCTACATTTTGAAATAAGGGAGAGGGGTAAAGCGGTCAATCCTGTGTTCTATCTGCCTTAAGAAGCAAACTTTATCCTGGAAATAGACAAAA encodes the following:
- a CDS encoding peptidoglycan DD-metalloendopeptidase family protein — its product is MQKGETLWRISRVYEVDLDEIARINHLADATRIKTGQLIFVPGAKERKDTLAYVPKRPSPEKKEEAKPPPELIDFSWPLRGEILVGFGKLNGKRHQGVDIEGREGTPIVAIYDGIVTYSNDKLRGYGNMVIIKHNEDYSSVYAHNLINLAREGERINKGQAIAQVGATGWADVPHLHFEIRERGKAVNPVFYLP